A section of the Ranitomeya imitator isolate aRanImi1 chromosome 7, aRanImi1.pri, whole genome shotgun sequence genome encodes:
- the LOC138646108 gene encoding putative uncharacterized protein ENSP00000383309 — protein MRRPPQPHHMRRPPQPHHMRRPPQPHHMRRPPQPHHMRRPPQPHHMRRPPPPHHMRTPPQPHHMRTPPQPHHMRTPPQPHHMRRPPQPHHMRTPPQPHHMRTPPQPHHIRTPPQPHHMRTPPQPHHMRTPPQPHHMRTPPQPHHMRTPPQPHHMRTPPQPHHMRTPPQPHHMRTPPQPHHMRTPPQPHHMRTPPQPHHMRTPPQPHHMRTPPQPHHMRTPIRPHHMRILPQSHHMRTPIRPHHMRILPQSHHMRTPPQSHHMRTPPQPHHMHTPSQPNHTRTPSQPHHTRTPPQPHHMRTPPQPHHMRTLPQPHHMRTPSQPHHMRTLPQPHHMCTRSLPHHIHTRSQAHHIDTRSQSHHKHSSRTLACSRLNLFCA, from the coding sequence ATGCGCAGGCCGCCTCAGCCTCATCACATGCGCAGGCCGCCTCAGCCTCATCACATGCGCAGGCCGCCTCAGCCTCATCACATGCGCAGGCCGCCTCAGCCTCATCACATGCGCAGGCCGCCTCAGCCTCATCACATGCGCAGGCCGCCTCCGCCTCATCACATGCGCACGCCGCCTCAGCCTCATCACATGCGCACGCCGCCTCAGCCTCATCACATGCGCACGCCGCCTCAGCCTCATCACATGCGCAGGCCGCCTCAGCCTCATCACATGCGCACGCCGCCTCAGCCTCATCACATGCGCACGCCGCCTCAGCCTCATCACATACGCACGCCGCCTCAGCCTCATCACATGCGCACGCCGCCTCAGCCTCATCACATGCGCACGCCGCCTCAGCCTCATCACATGCGCACGCCGCCTCAGCCTCATCACATGCGCACGCCGCCTCAGCCTCATCACATGCGCACGCCGCCTCAGCCTCATCACATGCGCACGCCGCCTCAGCCTCATCACATGCGCACGCCGCCTCAGCCTCATCACATGCGCACGCCGCCTCAGCCTCATCACATGCGCACGCCGCCTCAGCCTCATCACATGCGCACGCCGCCTCAGCCTCATCACATGCGCACGCCGCCTCAGCCTCATCACATGCGCACGCCGATTCGGCCTCATCACATGCGCATACTGCCTCAGTCTCATCACATGCGCACGCCGATTCGGCCTCATCACATGCGCATACTGCCTCAGTCTCATCACATGCGCACGCCGCCTCAGTCTCATCACATGCGCACGCCGCCTCAGCCTCATCACATGCACACGCCGTCTCAGCCTAATCACACGCGCACGCCGTCTCAGCCTCATCACACGCGCACGCCGCCTCAGCCTCATCACATGCGCACGCCGCCTCAGCCTCATCACATGCGCACACTGCCTCAGCCTCATCACATGCGCACACCATCTCAGCCTCATCACATGCGCACACTGCCTCAGCCTCATCACATGTGCACACGGTCTCTGCCTCATCATATCCACACACGGTCTCAGGCTCATCACATCGACACACGGTCTCAGTCTCATCATAAGCACAGCAGCAGGACTTTAGCCTGCTCCAGATTAAATCTTTTCTGTGCCTAG